CGTCAGCTTTCGCGCCGCGCCGCTACCCGGTCCCGCTCCCGCCGCGAAGACAACGGCACCACTCCCGCCAACCGCCGCCGCGATTTGGTCGACGGTCGCGTGCTCGAGATCACAGGCCACCGGATCAACGCCGGCTGCACGCACTTCTTCAGCGTGGTTCGGGTTGCGAATCAGTCCGATGACATCGTCGCCGCGATCGACGAGCAGGCGCCCGAGTCGAATCGCGACCTGCCCGTTCGCTCCCGCGATTGCAACTCGCACAGCCCCACCCTAGATGTCGTAGTAGAGCATGAACTCCCAGGGGTGGGGCCGAAGACGGATCTCGTCGAGCTCGCGCGTCCGCTTGTAGTCGATCCACGTCTCGAGCAGGTCGGGTGTGAAGACGCCACCGACCTGGAGGAACTTCTGGTCGGACTCGAGGGCGTCGAGTGCGGCTTCGAGCGAGCCGGGGACCTGGGGAACGAGGGCCAGCTCCTCGGGCGGAAGGTCGTAGAGGTCCTTGTCGACGGGGTCGGGGGGCTCGATCCGGTTCTGCACCCCGTCGAGGCCCGCCATGAGCATGGCCGAGAAGGCCAGGTACGGGTTGCACGACGGATCGGGGCAACGGAACTCCACCCGCTTGGCCTTGGGGCTCTTGGAGTAGAGCGGGATCCGGCAGCAGGCCGACCGGTTGCGCTGGGAATAGACCAGGTTGACGGGCGCCTCGTAGCCGGGCACCAGGCGCTTGTACGAGTTGGTCGTCGGGGCCGCGAAGGCGAGGATGGCCGGGGCGTGATGGAGAAGCCCGCCGATGTACCAGCGTCCTTCGTCCGACAGCCCGGCGTAGCCGGTCTCGTCGTAGAAGAGCGGCTCGCCGCCCTTCCACAGCGACTGGTGGGTGTGCATCCCCGAACCGTTGTCCTGGAACAGCGGCTTGGGCATGAAAGTGGCGGTGTACCCGGCGTCGCGGGCGACACTCTTCACCACGTACTTGTAGAGCATGAGCTTGTCGGCCATCGACAGCAGGGTGTCGAAGCGCATGTCGATCTCCGCCTGGCCGGCCGTGCCCACCTCGTGGTGGTGGACCTCGACGTCGATCCCGACGCGCTCCATGGTGAGGATCATCTCCGAGCGGAGGTCCTGGAAGTGGTCCATCGGCGGGACGGGGAAGTACCCCTCCTTGTAGCGGGGCTTGAACCCGAGGTTGGGACCCTCGTCCTTGCCGGAGTTCCAGATGCCCTCGATGGAGTCCACGGAGTAGAAGGCCGACCGCTGGTCCTGGTCGAAGCGGACATCGTTGAAGACGAAGAACTCGGCCTCGGGACCGAAGTACGCGGTGTCGGCGATCCCCGTCGAGATCAGGTAGTCCTCCGCCTTCTTGGCCACGTACCGCGGGTCGCGCGTATAGCTCTCTCCAGTCACGGGATCTTTGACGAAGCAGTTGACGTTGAGCGTCCGGTGCTGGCGGAACGGGTCCACGATCGCGGTGTTGGGGTCGGGCACGAGGATCATGTCCGACTCCTGGATCTCCTGGAACCCTCGGATCGAGGAGCCGTCGAAGCCGTAGCCCTCCTCGAAGCCGTCCTCGGTCAGCTGGGTGACGGGCACGGAGAAATGCTGGGTCAGCCCCGGCAGATCGCAGAACCGGAAGTCCACGATCTCGATCTCCTCGTCCTGGGCGAGGCGCAGCACCTCGGCCGGTGTCCGATCCACTGGTCCTCCTGTGTGTCTTCGGGCCGGCCCTCGGGCCGGCTACTGGCTCGGCGACATACCACTGGTGGGGGCGGGCGAGATCCTTGTCGCCCGCCATTTCCCGCCTGTTGCCTCAGTGTGAACATGTTGTGAACCGGGCTTCCAGGGGGTCTGGCGCCTGCGAGACTAGTGCGCGTCGGTCGAGGCGAGCCCAAGTGGGCAGCCATCCGGAGGACAGCGATGCAGAGCCAAGAGGAGTTCGTGCTGAGGATGGTGGAGGAGCGGGGCGTCCGCTTCGTCCAGCTCTGGTTCACCGACGTCCTGGGGACGCCGAAGACATTCAGCATCACGCCGGCCGAGCTGGAGAACGCCCTGGAGGAGGGAATGACCTTCGACGGCTCCTCGATCGACGGCTTCAGCCGGGTCCAGGAGAGCGACGTGCTGGCCCGGCCCGACGCCAAGACCTTCCAGATCCTGCCCTGGCGAACCGACGAAGGCGCGGTAGCCAGAGTCTTCTGCGACATCACGAACCTGGACGGCTCTCCCTTCGAGGGCTGCCCCCGCCACGTCCTGCGCCGAAGCCTGGAGCGGGCCCGGGAGCGGGGCTTCTCGTTCTACGCCGCCCCCGAGCTGGAGTACTTCTACTTCGCCGACGCCGATCCGTCCCATCCACCCCGTTTCCTCGACCGGGGCTCGTACTTCGAGCTCACCGTGGCGGACCTGGCGGGCGACCTGCGCAAGCGGACGGTGCTGACGCTCGAGGACATGGGCATCCCTGTCGAGTACGCCCAACACGAGGACGCCCCCAGCCAGCACGAGATAGACCTTCGCTACACCGACGCGCTCACGATGGCGGACACGGTCATGACCGTTCGCCTCGTGGTCAAGGAGATTGCCCAGGAGCGCTCCGTGCACGCCAGCTTCATGCCCAAGCCCATGGCCGGCGTGCAGGGATCGGGCATGCACACCCACTTCTCGCTTTTCGAGGGCGACGTGAACGCCTTCCACGATCCCGGTGACGAGCACGGCCTGTCCAAGGTCGCCAAGGGATTCATCGCCGGGCTCCTGCGGCACGCCTCGGAGATCACCGCCGTCACCAACCAGTGGGTCAACTCCTACAAGCGCCTGGTACGCGGCTACGAAGCCCCCGTCCACCTCTCCTGGGCCCGCAACAACCGATCGGCCCTGGTGCGGGTGCCCGTGATCAAGCGGGGCAAGGTCGACTCCACCCGGATCGAGTACCGAGCTCCCGACCCGGCCTGCAACCCCTACCTGGCGTTCGCGGTCGTCCTGGCCGCCGGGCTGAAGGGAATCGAGGAGGGCTATCAGCTGCCCCCGGAAGCCGCGACCAACCTCTACACCATGACGCCCGAGGAGCTGGCGTCCGAGGGCATCCGTCCGCTGCCGGCCAGCCTGGCCGACGCCATCGCCATCATGGAGGGCTCGGAGCTGGTCGCCGAGACCCTCGGCGAGCACGTGTTCGAGTGGTTCATCCGGAACAAGCGCGCCGAGTGGGCCGACTACAAGACCCAGGTGAGCCAGTTCGAGCTCGACCGCTACCTTCCCCAGCTGTAAAGCAGACGGACCATCCGCCGTGGAGCCCCTCCTCCTCTTTCCGGACCCGGCTCCGGCCAACCTGGTCCAGGCTCTCGAGCTGGCCGGCTACCGGTGGCGGGCCGCGGGCATGGCCGGGCAAGCCTCGGCCAGCGAGCCGATCGAGGGGTGGGCGGGCGCCGTGGTCTCACTGGAAGAGGATGCCGACGGCGGCCTCGCCCTGTGCCGGGCCCTGCGCAAGCGGGAGCCGCCGCTCGAGCCCATCCTGCTGATGGTGGGCAGCCAGCAGGTGGAGAATCTCCCCGTAAGAGAGGACATCTTCGACGACTTCTGCCTGACGCCGTTTCGTCCCGCCGAGCTCGGCGCGCGTCTCGAGCACCTACTCAGGCGCACAGGACGCGGGGCGCAACCGGAGCTGGTCGAGCACGGGCCACTGGCGCTCAACCTGGAGACCTACCAGGCGGCCGTCGAGGGCCGGCCGCTCGATCTCACCTACATGGAGTACGAGCTCCTGCGGTTCCTGGCCACCCACCCCGGCAAGGTGTTCACCCGGGAGATCCTGCTGAGCCGGGTGTGGGGCTACGAGTACTTCGGTGGCGCGCGCACGGTCGACGTCCACGTGCGGCGGCTGCGGGCCAAGCTGGGCGAGGAGCACGCCAACCTCATCCAGACCGTCCGCTCGGTCGGCTACCGCTTCGGACAGCCGCGCTGGACGCTCTGACCGATCGCGCCGCCCCTCTCAACGCCGGCGCTCGGGTCCGCCGGTCGGCCAGTCCTGGGGCAGCCCGTCGGCAATCCACGCTGCCGCGGCCACCGCGGCGAAGACGGCGTCGGAGCCATTGACGGCAGAGCCCTCGCTGCGAGCGATCTCGACGTCGACCGTCGGCATATCGCGCGCCGCCAGGATGCCGAACGAGCGGATGGTGAGATCGAGGGGGTGGCCCTCCTCGTCGACGGCGAGGCCTTCGGACCGTACCCAGCTCAGCGCCATGTGGGCGGCACCGGTGCAGTAGGAGCGCAGCACCACGTCGTCGAGGGGCGGACCGCACGACACCCGAACGCCGACACCGCCGTCGGGCGCGATCGACGCCTCAGCCGTAGCTCCCGACGCCAGCGCCACCCGCACCGCCGAGCCGCCCTCGGGCCCGCTGTCATCTCGAAGATGAGCGAGCGCGGCGAGGAGCACCGCCGCCTCGACCCATCCGGCGCCGCGAACGGCGCCCGAGGTCTGCGGGCCGGCGACATCCACCTCCTCGACGACGATCCCGGGAGCCACGGAGCGGATCACGTCGGCGACGCCGGGGGTTCGGACGATCCGCATCAGCCCCGTGCCGTCCAGCCCGATACCGGCGGCCACCGGAGGCCGCTTGGGGCCCATCCGGACGGTGTCCTCCCGGGAGAGCAGCACCCGCACGGGACGCCCGTGCTCGTCGGCCAGCCGGCGGGCGACGTCGGGGGCTGGCGACGCCAGCTTGGCGCCGAAGGCGCCGCCGTTGGCCAGGGGCGAGGCCGGTTCGCCTCCGGGTCGACACCACGAGGCGTCGGTCTCGAGGTAGGCGGGCTCCACCCACGTCGTGCGCAGGGTCTGCTGCCACGGGCCGGGCGGCACCTCGAGCGGGTGTCCCAGCGGGATCGTGCTGCGCCGCCCCTGGACCTTGCCAGCGGCGGCCCGAGCGTCCCGCAGGGTCTCGGCGACGGCCCACCCGCCCTCGCCGTCGGGCACAGCGACCAACGCGTCCGCGGGCGCCGTGTCGTCGGCGAAGCCGCCCGCGCCGAGCGGAACGGACACATCCACCGTCTGGGGTGTCCCACCCTCGAGGGCGGCCCGGTGGGCGGCGGCGGCGACGTCGCGGCTCACCGCGGCGCCAGTCGTGCCGGCCCGCCAGCTGTCGGCCAGGCGAGCGGCGTCCACGATGGTCCGCCAGCCGGTGCACCGACAGAGGTGGGCGGCGAGCGCACGCCCGACGGCCGGCTCGTCGACCGAGCCTTCGGCCCGCGCCTCCAACGCCGCCAGCCGCATGACGATCCCCGGCGTGCAGAACCCGCACTGGCTGGCCCCGGTGGCCGAGAACGCCTCGGCCCAGCGCTGCCGGCTCCCCGGATCGAGGCCGTCCAGCGTGGTCACCGAGCGGCCCGCCACTCGCCGCGCCGGCGTCACGCACGCGACACGGGGCGCCCCGTCGATCCACACGGTGCAGCACCCGCACTGGCCCTGGGGGCTGCAGCCGTCCTTGGCCGAGCGCAGGCCCAGCCGGTCCCGCAGCACCTCGAGGAGCGAGGACCCGTCGTCGGGGACCTCTACCTCGCGACCGTCAACGACCAGGCTGACGGGCATCGCTCATGATGTGACAGCGACCCCGAGGGCCGCCGGTCAGCTGAAGGACGAACCGCACCCGCAGGTGCGGGTGGCGTTGGGGTTGGTGATGTGAAAGCCCGCCCCCTGAAGGCCGTCCTTGTAGTCGAGGGTGGCGCCGGTGAGCTGCTCGGCGCTGGCCGGGTCGACCACCACCTTGACCGGGCCGAAGCTGCGGACGATGTCGTCACTCTCCAGCTCGGAGTCGAAGAACATCTCATAGCTGAAGCCCGAGCACCCGCCGGGTCGCACGGCCACCCGCAGAGCGAGCTCGGCGTTGCCCTCCTGGGCCAGCAGGTCCGCCACCTTGGTCGCCGCCTGGTCGGTCAGCATGATGGGGCTGGGCCGCCGGCCGATGTTCACTGACGTCATGCTCACGGATCGCGCCTCCTCGGACTCTCGGGTCAAAGATTACCGGACAACGAGCTCCACCCGGCAGGGATGCTGATCGGCCAGGGTGGCGAAATCGGCGACCGACGCCCCGCCCATCCGCTCGACGATGCCCTCCACGATGCCCCGGTGCAGGCAGCAGACCAGCTCCGGGTGCGCCTCCGCCAGCTCCCGGTACGGGCAGCGGGTGAACGACACGGTCGTGTGGGACCCGGAGCAGTCGGTGGTCGGGTCGAAGCCCAGCTCGGCCAGCTCGGCCACGAGGGCGTTGACGCACGGGCTCTCCTCGGAGGCACCAGTGTCCCCGGCCTCTCCATCGGGCTCGCCGAGCATCTCCGCCTCGTGCCGGCCCCACGACCGGCCGACCTCGGCGACGTCGTCGTCCCTCGGGCCGAGCTCGGCGGCCAGCTGGGCCAGAAGGTCGGCGAGCAACGGGTACGCGGGCGGCTCCAGGCCGAGGCAGGGAGCATCGGCAGTGAGCATGTACCGGTGCTGGGGCCGCCCCACGCTCCCCTGACTGGCCGACTCGACCTCGAGCAGGCCGACGTCCCGCAGCCGCTCGAGGTGTGGTCGGACGGTGTTGGGGTGGAGGTCGAGGACCTCGGCGATGTCGGAGGTGGAGAGCGGAACCGCGGACGACGCCACCTCGCTGTAGATGGCGTAGCGCGTGCGATCTCCAAGGGCCCGGAAGAGCGACTGCCGTGTCCCTGGCGTCTGCTGCACAGCGGGCGGGGCCGCCTCCCGAGCTGCCCCCGTCCGTGCCGCTAACTTCGCCACGGCTGAATACTACTGGTCGAGACCGGTAGAATTCACGCCGTGCCCACCAAGGTCGTCCCTCCCCCGCCCCACGAGGCCGTCGTCGCGGCCCTGCGCGGCGTCATCGACCCCGAGCTGGGTGACAACGTCGTCGACCTCGGCATGGTCCGGGGCGTGCGGGTGGCCGATGGGGGCGGCGTCGACGTGGACCTGGCCCTGACCATCGCCGGGTGTCCCCTGCGCACCCAGCTGCGCGGTGACGTCGAGGCGCGGGTAGGTGGTCTCCCGGGCGTGATCTCGGTGCAGGTCCATATGGCCGAGATGACGGGTGAGGAGCGCAGCCGGGTGATGTCCCGGGCCAGGTGGAAGGCGCGGGAGCGGCCCGCCGAGACCGAGATTCCCCCGAGCGCGCGGGTGGTAGCCGTGGCGTCGGGGAAGGGCGGGGTGGGCAAGTCGTCGGTCACCGTGAACCTCGCCGCCGCGCTGGCGGCCCGGGGCCTCACCGTTGGGTTGCTCGACGCCGATATCTGGGGCTTCTCGGTCCCCCGCATGCTCGGCATCGAAGGGCGGATCGAGGCGGAGGGGACGACCGAGGCCTGGTCCATGATCCCCATCACCAAGCCCGTCGGCTCCGGGCAGCTGAAGGTGGTGTCGATGGGCTTTCTCGCCGAGGGTGAGGACGAGGCGATCATGTGGCGAGGACTGCTGCTCAACCGGGCCCTCCAGCACTTCATCGAGAACGTCCGCTGGGGCGCCCTCGACTACCTCCTCGTCGACATGCCGCCGGGCACCGGAGACATCCAGATGGGCCTGGCTCGCATGCTGCCGCGTACAGAGTTGATCATCGTGACCACGCCGGCCGTGGCGGCGGCCAAGGTGGCGACGCGGGCGGCCGACATGGCCCGCAAGGGCTACCTGCGCGTGGCTGGCGTGATCGAGAATATGACCGCCTTCGTGTGCGAGCACGGCCAGTCGTACCCGCTCTTCGGTGCAGGTGGGGGGCAGCGGGTGGCGGACGAGATCGGCGCCCCGCTGATCGGCGCCGTGCCACTCGATCCCGCCGTGGCGGCCGGAGGCGACAGCGGCAACCCGGTGGCGCTCGACGGCGAGGGGCCGACCGCGGAGGCGTTCGCCGCCATCGCCGGTCGCCTGGTCGACGAGGTCCTACCGCTCGTCGAGATGTCGGGCTGTACCGCCCGGATGCTCGACAGGGTCGAGACCGCCCTCGACGGCTGACCGCGCCGCTGAGACTCGGCGCCCCGGCGGGGCCGCCCGAGCCGTCGATCAGCTGTCGAGCGATGTGGCGTTCTGCGGCACCGGGAGGGTGAGGGCGAAGGCGGCGCCACCCTCAGCCGCCGGCTCGTACCAGACCCGGCCGCCCATGGCCTCGACCAGGCCCCGCACCAGCGACAGACCGAGGCCGGTCCCCCGGGCCCGATCCCGCAGGGCGAGGATCTGGAGCCGGTTGAACAGCCTGGGCACCATCACCGGAGCCACCCCGGCGCCGCGGTCCACCACCGCCAGCTCGACCTCGGCGCCGTCGGCGCGCCGGAGCTCGACCGTGACCGGCGGGGCCCCGTGGACGAGGGCGTTCTCCACCAGGTTGGCCATGACCTGCTCCAGTCGCCGCGGGTCGGCCAGCACGGCGGTGCCCGTCGGCACCTGCACCTCGACGGAGGGGCGGGGGTCGGTCGACAGCATGTCCACCGAGTGCAGGGCCACGTCGACCACCCGGGCCAGGTCGACTGGTCGCGGGGCGAGGAGCAGCGAGCTGGCCTCGAGCC
The DNA window shown above is from Acidimicrobiales bacterium and carries:
- the erpA gene encoding iron-sulfur cluster insertion protein ErpA, whose product is MTSVNIGRRPSPIMLTDQAATKVADLLAQEGNAELALRVAVRPGGCSGFSYEMFFDSELESDDIVRSFGPVKVVVDPASAEQLTGATLDYKDGLQGAGFHITNPNATRTCGCGSSFS
- the glnA gene encoding type I glutamate--ammonia ligase — protein: MDRTPAEVLRLAQDEEIEIVDFRFCDLPGLTQHFSVPVTQLTEDGFEEGYGFDGSSIRGFQEIQESDMILVPDPNTAIVDPFRQHRTLNVNCFVKDPVTGESYTRDPRYVAKKAEDYLISTGIADTAYFGPEAEFFVFNDVRFDQDQRSAFYSVDSIEGIWNSGKDEGPNLGFKPRYKEGYFPVPPMDHFQDLRSEMILTMERVGIDVEVHHHEVGTAGQAEIDMRFDTLLSMADKLMLYKYVVKSVARDAGYTATFMPKPLFQDNGSGMHTHQSLWKGGEPLFYDETGYAGLSDEGRWYIGGLLHHAPAILAFAAPTTNSYKRLVPGYEAPVNLVYSQRNRSACCRIPLYSKSPKAKRVEFRCPDPSCNPYLAFSAMLMAGLDGVQNRIEPPDPVDKDLYDLPPEELALVPQVPGSLEAALDALESDQKFLQVGGVFTPDLLETWIDYKRTRELDEIRLRPHPWEFMLYYDI
- a CDS encoding response regulator transcription factor, with protein sequence MEPLLLFPDPAPANLVQALELAGYRWRAAGMAGQASASEPIEGWAGAVVSLEEDADGGLALCRALRKREPPLEPILLMVGSQQVENLPVREDIFDDFCLTPFRPAELGARLEHLLRRTGRGAQPELVEHGPLALNLETYQAAVEGRPLDLTYMEYELLRFLATHPGKVFTREILLSRVWGYEYFGGARTVDVHVRRLRAKLGEEHANLIQTVRSVGYRFGQPRWTL
- a CDS encoding glutamine synthetase family protein gives rise to the protein MQSQEEFVLRMVEERGVRFVQLWFTDVLGTPKTFSITPAELENALEEGMTFDGSSIDGFSRVQESDVLARPDAKTFQILPWRTDEGAVARVFCDITNLDGSPFEGCPRHVLRRSLERARERGFSFYAAPELEYFYFADADPSHPPRFLDRGSYFELTVADLAGDLRKRTVLTLEDMGIPVEYAQHEDAPSQHEIDLRYTDALTMADTVMTVRLVVKEIAQERSVHASFMPKPMAGVQGSGMHTHFSLFEGDVNAFHDPGDEHGLSKVAKGFIAGLLRHASEITAVTNQWVNSYKRLVRGYEAPVHLSWARNNRSALVRVPVIKRGKVDSTRIEYRAPDPACNPYLAFAVVLAAGLKGIEEGYQLPPEAATNLYTMTPEELASEGIRPLPASLADAIAIMEGSELVAETLGEHVFEWFIRNKRAEWADYKTQVSQFELDRYLPQL
- a CDS encoding helix-turn-helix domain-containing protein — protein: MAKLAARTGAAREAAPPAVQQTPGTRQSLFRALGDRTRYAIYSEVASSAVPLSTSDIAEVLDLHPNTVRPHLERLRDVGLLEVESASQGSVGRPQHRYMLTADAPCLGLEPPAYPLLADLLAQLAAELGPRDDDVAEVGRSWGRHEAEMLGEPDGEAGDTGASEESPCVNALVAELAELGFDPTTDCSGSHTTVSFTRCPYRELAEAHPELVCCLHRGIVEGIVERMGGASVADFATLADQHPCRVELVVR
- a CDS encoding 2Fe-2S iron-sulfur cluster-binding protein, with translation MPVSLVVDGREVEVPDDGSSLLEVLRDRLGLRSAKDGCSPQGQCGCCTVWIDGAPRVACVTPARRVAGRSVTTLDGLDPGSRQRWAEAFSATGASQCGFCTPGIVMRLAALEARAEGSVDEPAVGRALAAHLCRCTGWRTIVDAARLADSWRAGTTGAAVSRDVAAAAHRAALEGGTPQTVDVSVPLGAGGFADDTAPADALVAVPDGEGGWAVAETLRDARAAAGKVQGRRSTIPLGHPLEVPPGPWQQTLRTTWVEPAYLETDASWCRPGGEPASPLANGGAFGAKLASPAPDVARRLADEHGRPVRVLLSREDTVRMGPKRPPVAAGIGLDGTGLMRIVRTPGVADVIRSVAPGIVVEEVDVAGPQTSGAVRGAGWVEAAVLLAALAHLRDDSGPEGGSAVRVALASGATAEASIAPDGGVGVRVSCGPPLDDVVLRSYCTGAAHMALSWVRSEGLAVDEEGHPLDLTIRSFGILAARDMPTVDVEIARSEGSAVNGSDAVFAAVAAAAWIADGLPQDWPTGGPERRR
- a CDS encoding Mrp/NBP35 family ATP-binding protein, with amino-acid sequence MPTKVVPPPPHEAVVAALRGVIDPELGDNVVDLGMVRGVRVADGGGVDVDLALTIAGCPLRTQLRGDVEARVGGLPGVISVQVHMAEMTGEERSRVMSRARWKARERPAETEIPPSARVVAVASGKGGVGKSSVTVNLAAALAARGLTVGLLDADIWGFSVPRMLGIEGRIEAEGTTEAWSMIPITKPVGSGQLKVVSMGFLAEGEDEAIMWRGLLLNRALQHFIENVRWGALDYLLVDMPPGTGDIQMGLARMLPRTELIIVTTPAVAAAKVATRAADMARKGYLRVAGVIENMTAFVCEHGQSYPLFGAGGGQRVADEIGAPLIGAVPLDPAVAAGGDSGNPVALDGEGPTAEAFAAIAGRLVDEVLPLVEMSGCTARMLDRVETALDG